The following proteins are encoded in a genomic region of Glycine max cultivar Williams 82 chromosome 18, Glycine_max_v4.0, whole genome shotgun sequence:
- the GASA31 gene encoding gibberellin-regulated protein 31 precursor, which yields MEKKRKTLLLLLLMAATLFCMPIVSYAVSSVNIQGHLTHSELVKGPNRRLLPFVDCGARCRVRCSLHSRPKICSRACGTCCFRCRCVPPGTYGNREMCGKCYTDMITHGNKPKCP from the exons AtggagaagaaaaggaagaCTTTACTATTGCTGCTGCTCATGGCTGCAACTCTCTTCTGCATGCCAATT GTGTCGTATGCTGTTTCTAGTGTCAACATTCAAGGTCATCTCACCCATTCTGAG CTGGTAAAAGGTCCCAATAGAAGGCTTTTGCCATTTGTGG ATTGTGGAGCGAGGTGCAGGGTGAGGTGCAGTTTGCACTCAAGGCCAAAAATTTGCTCAAGAGCTTGCGGGACATGCTGTTTCAGGTGCAGGTGTGTTCCTCCAGGCACTTACGGGAACAGAGAGATGTGTGGCAAGTGTTACACTGACATGATCACTCATGGCAACAAACCTAAGTGCCCCTAA